GCAATGTCGTCACGACGAAAGTTCCCCCCGGGGGGAGAGGTCTCTGGCCTCCCCGGCTGCTCGTGGTTAGCACGCCCCGGCACTTGTCGAGCACTGACTGCCCGTCCCCCTTTGCTCTTCACGGGGGGGATCCTCCCGCGTCATGGTCTGTGCCGACCGCCACTTCAGGACGCGTCGCCCGAAGCGCTCACCATCAAGCACGGCCGCACCCGCCACCTGGGGCCGCCACTGTCACACCTCACGCCGGAAAGTCTATCCTTGGAGAGGAGAAAACCTGCGGGCGTTGATCCTTCGCAGAAGCGGTGCCGCGCCCCTGTTGTGGGACTGCCCTGAGAAAAGCAATCAGGCGGGGACAATGATGTGACGCCCTGGGGTGCCACCTCCTCTCGCCACCTCTGTGCCCGGCCCGGGATTCGGCGGTGTACATCGCTCGCCCTTCGCGGAGCAGCCACGGCAAACGCTCGTCTTGACGCATTGTTGGCCGCATCAGCTGGCCTGCTGCCAGCTCCCCATCGCAGTTCAGGGGTCGAGCAAGGCTACCCGACATACCCACGCCGCCCCGGCCGCTGACGTGTCCAGCAGGGGAAGGAGCCCCGAGGAGGTCGCTCATAGAGGGGCCAAAAGAGCAACGGCCTCAAGTGCGCGCACTGAGGCCTCTTCCTTCGCTCCGGTGGTAGGACTCGAACCTACAACCTAGTGGTTAACAGCCACCCGCTCTGCCAATTGAGCTACACCGGATCCTCACATTTGCTGCGCAAATATATGAAACTCCCCCGAAGAAATCAAGACTTTTGCTCGCCTGCAGACTCCCCTTCGTCACCCAGATAGAGAAAGCGATCCATGAGTTCCACGTATCGGCTCCACCTCTTGCCCGCCTCTCTGTCGCGACCCATGATGCGCTCGAAGGCGTTGGCCTTGGAGTCCAACTCGTCGGCGTAGTAGAGGATGATGGCCTCTATGGTCATAGGCACCACCGGCGACCCGTACTCGCCTTTGCCCTGATGCGCAAGAACCAGATGGACCAGGCGCATGGCCAACTCCTCGGGGAAATCGGGGAGGGTCTGAATCTTCTCCCTCACCATCTGCGCACCCAGGACGATGTGCCCGACAAGCCGCCCCTCGTCGGAGTAGTCGATGAAGCCGGTCACTTTCAGTTCGCGCACCTTGCCCACATCGTGCAAGAGCGCTCCGGTCACCAGGAGGTCGCGATCCACGCGCGCGTAGCGCTGGTGCACGGCATCGCACGTCTCAGCCACGGCCACAGTGTGTTCCAACAGGCCGCCGCGATAGTTGTGGTGCCAGAGCTTGCCGGCAGGCGCCTGGCCAAAGGCGCGTCGAAAGTCCTGGTCGCCAAACAGCGCCCGCAACAGCCTGCCCAGGTGCTCGTTGCCCACGCTTGCCACCAATCGATCCAGACGTTCCCAGAGCTGCGCGACGTCCTTGGGACAGACTGGGACAAAGGCCTCGGCGGCCTCCACTTCCTCCTCGCGCGCCGGCCGGATCTTTTCCACGTTCACATGGGGCTTGCCGCAGTAGTCCACCACTGTTCCTTTGGCCTTGATGACCTGCCCAATGGCAATTTTGGCGTAGGTGGCCTCGGCATCGTCCCACACCGTGGCCGAAATGCGCCCCGACTGGCCTCCTAACTGCAGGGCGAGGTACGATTCGTTCGTCCCCCGCTTCAAGCGGAGCTCTTTCTTACGGACGACGAAAAAATCAAGAACCTGGTCGCCGGGGCGCAGGTCCTTGATCAACGCATGGGCCATCATGACCTCCTTTCCTGCCTGGGGCGTAGCACAAGCAGCTTGTGCGGCGCCCGGTGCAGGGCTTGCCGGTCCATCGTGGTCACGTGGTACCTCCCCTGCAACCAGGCGCGCGTCTGGTCGGCGTAGTGCTTGCTCATGCGGTGCCCTGACTGCCCAGTGGGAAGCACAAAGCGGACGACACCCCCCTCCGCAAAGTCCACCACCATGCGCATGGACACGCCCCAGTGCGGATGGTACGGTTCGCCCAAGGGATAGCCGATGTTGCACACCGTGGTCGTCGAGCCGCCTATCGGGAAGGGGCCGATGTCGAAGTACTTCCCCAGAACTGGCGCTTGCGAGAAGGCATGGTGGATGGTAATGGCATGCACCTCGCCCCACTGCCAGCGGCTCAGCTCCGGGCCTCTTTCGCCCCGCAGCTCGGCAACGCCATCGACCAGGCTCCGGACAAGGAGGTCGTCTAGCGATTCGCTCTTTTCCGGGGTGGAGATGTCGTCGAACCATGGGGAGTTTCCACGCGCAATGACCTGGTCGGTCACGCGGAAAGCCACTCCTGGAAAGGCAACAAACGCGGTGAAGAGCTCCTCCCCCATTTCGTCGGCAAAGATATTGTGCAACAGGTGGCGGTGGGCAGCGTGAAAAACCGTGCAGGCCAGACTCTGGGGCTCCTCGACGCAGTCCCAGCCACGGAGCATGAGGTAGGCCTGGTGCAGCAAACCTGTGTCCGGGAGCGCTGCCCTCTCATACGCGCGCAGAAACAGAGGAACCACCGCCTTTGCGCGGAGCGACAGACGGTCCATCTGCAGGCGCTCGCAGTCCTCGCGTGACAGTTGCGGCTTCCCCTCGATCGTTTGGGTGATGCGCGTGATGCGGTCTGGCGGTTCCCAGTAGGCCGAGAGGTAACCAAGACTCGCCTGGTCCCAGATCTCGTTGTTGGCTGTGGCCACGAAGCCCTTGGCTGGATTGAAGAGGCGCGGATGACGCTCGAAGGGCAAGCGCCCCTGCCAGTCGTTCTTGGCTTCCCAACCCGGGCGCGGAAGGACGCCGTCGGCGCCGCCACGGGAAGGGACAGTGCCGCCCAGGAGGTAACCAATGTTGCCGTCTGCATCGGCGTAGACAAAGTTCTGCGCGGGCGTGCCGGAGGACTGCAAGCCTGCCAGCACCTCCGACCAACTGTTCGCCCGGATAACCATGCGCAAGGCAGCGATCTCGTCGCTGTAGTCGTGCCCCACCCAGCGAAGGGCGATTGCCTTTCCCACCTTTCCTGCCAACGCGTGGACGTCGTTGATTACCGGCCCATGCACAGTCAGGTGTACTTCGTGGACCACCGGCGCAGCACCCTTGACCGCGATCGTCTCGGCCACTGTGCTCATCGTCAGCCACTGCCCGTCGCGCAGGTAGCGGTATGCATCGGCAGTATCCACGCGTTCCACGAAAAAGTCGGCGTCGTCAATCATGCCGTTGGTAATGCCCCAGG
This portion of the candidate division KSB1 bacterium genome encodes:
- a CDS encoding HD domain-containing protein codes for the protein MMAHALIKDLRPGDQVLDFFVVRKKELRLKRGTNESYLALQLGGQSGRISATVWDDAEATYAKIAIGQVIKAKGTVVDYCGKPHVNVEKIRPAREEEVEAAEAFVPVCPKDVAQLWERLDRLVASVGNEHLGRLLRALFGDQDFRRAFGQAPAGKLWHHNYRGGLLEHTVAVAETCDAVHQRYARVDRDLLVTGALLHDVGKVRELKVTGFIDYSDEGRLVGHIVLGAQMVREKIQTLPDFPEELAMRLVHLVLAHQGKGEYGSPVVPMTIEAIILYYADELDSKANAFERIMGRDREAGKRWSRYVELMDRFLYLGDEGESAGEQKS
- a CDS encoding penicillin acylase family protein, which encodes MGRLKRVLLGLLIVLVVGVFSALLFGYLTLRRALPQTSGTLELAGLHAPVDVLRDAQGVPHIFARDEHDLLMAQGFVTAQDRLWQMDLMRRAARGQLAELFGTQVLEHDRLMRTIGIGRTAAALYQRLPEESRAALDAYAEGVNAFLGSGRHRLPVECLVLRYAPSRWRGEDCVAIIRFVSWALCMSWAVDLTYGALAGKVDPQRLSEILPVGPYGGPRVTDIGDREDYRLCLDALHALTKARAQVGLAEGALGSNNWALSGSKTTTGKPVLCNDPHLMLSVPAFWYEVHLCGGGIDACGMSIPGLPGMSIGRNRRIAWGITNGMIDDADFFVERVDTADAYRYLRDGQWLTMSTVAETIAVKGAAPVVHEVHLTVHGPVINDVHALAGKVGKAIALRWVGHDYSDEIAALRMVIRANSWSEVLAGLQSSGTPAQNFVYADADGNIGYLLGGTVPSRGGADGVLPRPGWEAKNDWQGRLPFERHPRLFNPAKGFVATANNEIWDQASLGYLSAYWEPPDRITRITQTIEGKPQLSREDCERLQMDRLSLRAKAVVPLFLRAYERAALPDTGLLHQAYLMLRGWDCVEEPQSLACTVFHAAHRHLLHNIFADEMGEELFTAFVAFPGVAFRVTDQVIARGNSPWFDDISTPEKSESLDDLLVRSLVDGVAELRGERGPELSRWQWGEVHAITIHHAFSQAPVLGKYFDIGPFPIGGSTTTVCNIGYPLGEPYHPHWGVSMRMVVDFAEGGVVRFVLPTGQSGHRMSKHYADQTRAWLQGRYHVTTMDRQALHRAPHKLLVLRPRQERRS